The following are from one region of the Platichthys flesus chromosome 2, fPlaFle2.1, whole genome shotgun sequence genome:
- the akr7a3 gene encoding aflatoxin B1 aldehyde reductase member 3: MRWTISGGARQIRQILLITDAPVLSLRFVSGRNMATQAKRPASLLGTMAFGGRANAEQSLEMVQRFLGRGHKHVDTAFMYADGKSEVVIGGMKLPNTVSIATKANPWDGKTLKPESVRSQLETSLQRLHADSVDLFYLHAPDHQNPIQDTLRACDELHKEGKFKEFGLSNYAAWEVAEIVTICRHNNWIQPTVYQGMYNATTRQVETELLPCLRHYGMRFYAYNPLAGGLLTGKYHYEDKDGSQPAGRFFGNNWAAAYRDRYWKESNFQAVSLVLKTLESVYGSEKPTPTSAAMRWMYHHSQLKGDLGDGVIIGMSSMEQLLQNLDAAEEGPLDERVVAAFDEAWNLAAHECPNYFR; the protein is encoded by the exons ATGAGGTGGACAATATCCGGAGGAGCGCGACAGATCAGACAGATCCTCCTTATCACAGACGCGCCGGTACTTTCGCTGAGGTTCGTGTCTGGAAGGAACATGGCGACTCAAGCGAAACGGCCCGCGTCCTTATTGGGGACGATGGCGTTCGGCGGCCGAGCTAACGCCGAGCAGAGCCTGGAGATGGTGCAGAGGTTCCTGGGCAGAGGACACAAGCATGTGGACACAGCCTTCATGTACGCGGACGGGAAGTCTGAGGTGGTCATAGGCGGCATGAAGCTCCCAAACACAG TAAGCATCGCGACCAAGGCCAACCCCTGGGACGGGAAGACTCTGAAGCCGGAGAGTGTGCGCTCCCAGCTGGAAACCtcccttcagaggctgcatgcAGACTCTGTGGACCTCTTCTACCTCCATGCCCCCGACCACCAAAACCCCATCCAGGACACTCTGAGGGCCTGTGACGAGCTCCACAAAGAG GGAAAATTCAAGGAGTTTGGCCTGTCGAACTATGCAGCATGGGAAGTGGCTGAAATCGTGACCATCTGCAGACACAACAACTGGATCCAGCCCACTGTTTACCAG GGGATGTACAACGCCACAACCAGACAGGTGGAGACCGAGTTGCTGCCGTGCCTGAGACACTACGGAATGAGATTCTACGCGTACAATCCTCTGGCAG GTGGCCTCCTGACAGGGAAGTATCATTACGAAGACAAAGACGGCTCCCAGCCTGCCGGACGATTCTTTGGTAACAACTGGGCGGCAGCGTATAGAGACAG ATACTGGAAGGAAAGTAATTTCCAGGCCGTCAGCTTGGTCCTAAAGACGTTGGAGTCCGTGTACGGCTCAGAAAAGCCCACCCCGACGTCTGCTGCTATGCGCTGGATGTACCACCACTCCCAACTAAAG GGGGATCTTGGAGATGGAGTCATCATTGGCATGTCAAGCATGGAGCAACTCCTGCAGAACCTGGATGCTGCCGAGGAGGGTCCTCTGGATGAGAGAGTGGTCGCTGCCTTCGATGAGGCCTGGAATCTCGCAGCCCACGAGTGTCCTAATTACTTCCGATGA
- the mrto4 gene encoding mRNA turnover protein 4 homolog, with product MPKSKRDKKISLTKTAKKGLESKQKLIEEVRKCVDIYSHLFIFSVANMRNNKLKDIRTAWKHSRFFFGKNKVMMVALGKGVSDEYKDNLHKVSRYLRREVGVLFTNKTKDEVQEYFSHFKEMDYARAGNPAQMDLTLDEGPLEKFPHSMEPQLRQLGLPTALKKGVVTLLKDHAVCKKGDVLTPEQARILKLFGIEMAEFKVQIKCMWSSETGELQNFADEKESVQENEDDDDEEDGIDAE from the exons ATGCCGAAGTCAAAGAGAGACAAGAAAA tttcgTTAACGAAGACAGCCAAGAAGGGGCTTGAGTCAAAACAGAAACTCATCGAGGAG GTACGAAAATGTGTGGACATCTACAGCCACTTGTTCATCTTCTCTGTGGCCAACATGAGGAATAACAAGCTGaaagacatcaggacagcatgGAAACACAGCAG GTTCTTCTTCGGCAAAAACAAAGTCATGATGGTGGCCTTGGGTAAGGGCGTATCAGACGAATACAAAGATAATTTGCACAAG GTCAGCAGGTATCTACGAAGAGAAGTTGGTGTACTATTCACAAATAAGACAAAGGATGAGGTACAAGA GTATTTCAGTCATTTCAAAGAGATGGATTATGCGCGAGCAGGCAACCCGGCCCAGATGGACCTAACTCTGGATGAGGGACCCCTGGAGAAGTTTCCTCACTCGATGGAGCCCCAGTTGAGGCAATTAGGACTCCCCACCGCTCTCAAGAAAG GGGTGGTGACACTGCTGAAGGACCATGCGGTCTGTAAGAAGGGAGATGTGCTCACACCTGAGCAGGCTCGCATTCTG AAACTCTTCGGCATCGAGATGGCAGAATTCAAAGTACAGATCAAATGTATGTGGTCCTCAGAAACAGGCGAGCTTCAGAACTTTGCTGATGAGAAAGAGTCTGTGCAGGAGAATGAGGATGACGACGATGAAGAAGATGGTATCGATGCAGAATAA